The genomic stretch TCTCCATGTTTTACTCAGTAAACACATCACTGCATTATCTTTGTTCACTCGTACGTCTCTAAGTATTAAGCAGAAATTCCCATTCATGTTACCAGAATTAGTTTTACTAGAGGTGTTGACTAGAAAATGAATTGTCATTTTTAACATAAGTTAAAATTAGACACTAGCTGATGTAATCAAACTGGTGTATTATTTTACTGAGCAAAACAAGTGAAGTGGGCTGAGGCCCCTCAGCAGAGGGGTAGCGCCAGTTTAGCGGTGAAGAGGTAAACCAGGCTCACCCTTCTTTGGGGAAGAACACAGCAGAGAATAGATGTGTTCCTCACTCACTCAACCGCTGCCGTTCTCGCGTCTTCACCTGGGGTAATTCGGAATAAAAGGAGAAACttaaacaaacaaaacacaaaataaaaaactgtTCAATTTTAATAAAATGGGAGAGTAGCTAAATAAGAAATTAAAACGATAACAAAATGTAAGAAAAATATGCTGTACTATTTATATTGCTGGGTAATGGAGGGGGAATGCAGGAAAGAGCACATTAGTGTGAACTGCCAGGTGTTTGGTGTAAATGCGTTGGTCACTCAATTTACACATTTTGGTGTAAAGATGCCCAAAACGGAATAGTAAAACATCAGTGAAAGAACTACTTGATCCCAATAAAAGTCGTTGTTTTGTGTCTTTCATTTAAAAAATCCAATATCTCACATTCAAGGCCAAACATGGAGATCAAAATTGGTCTGATCAAAATATGCTACGACACGACTGAATTTGAAATAGCTGATAATTCAATGAAGTATGGTTGATTTTTATTGAAATGTAACAATAACATTTGTATAAATACAAACACATCAAAGAACAAATTGTCTTGGCGATTAAGGTTTTGCCAGACCCCTTATCTAAAAGGGGAAATTTGAGAGAAAATAGTTTTGAAGTTGTAGTAacacatttagaaaaacataatttGTCTACTTCTACAAATGCTAAACATACAACTTTAACGCAACTGTTACAGTACATGAAAAAGTGCAATTTTCCTCTCCTTTTTTACCCACCTCTGTAACAGCTCTCACTTTAAAGCCTTGTACAAGCAATGTCCTATGCCTACCTATCAGAAATCTGGGAGGGAAAATGTCCATTAAAGAGGGGGGTCTGGGAAGGGGTTGGTGGCCAGTCACTGAATGGTTCTCATGATTGCAAATGCTTTCTCAAAGAATTgttctttttttaaatgattgTCCACTTTTCCTGTAAATgccagacaaaaaaaaaaaagtgacttttatatataatTGTCTTGCTTTTTTAAAGCCCAAAACGTCCCAAGTAGCCACAAGAAAAGCAACAAAGGATTAAAACAAATTATTAAGCAAGTTATGTACTCTTTTGCTCTATATAGGTACTGTAGTGCAACCAATCCATATTTCAAAAAGGGTCATGTTAAGCCAATTTATGCATGCATGTTTTTGTTACTATTTCCTTAGAATGTGGGTGATATATACACAcagtagagctgggacgataaactgaAAATTATCGACACCGTCCACTTATCATGGACATTTTGCTGCTATCGTTGATTACGatatataacctatatagttTGAAATTAAATACATTTACTAATATGGGttattgttaatgggacaattgatagGTACAACATTCAAAGAAGTAGTAGCAGTTTTATGGGTAATATAAAAACATATGTGGTgcactttaaaggcccagtgctgtcaaaaacgtgatttccacactatgaggttggaataatacagtGAAAAGTATGATAATGCCATTTaagaaatgtcagcctgttttggtgggatggagttttggcctgcctgtaAATTGGTTAACAGACCAATAAAACGTTTTaaatctctctgccaataacagctagtttccccctccccactcagaccactcccaggcagtcctagcaaaattcttgcttgagaaattgctttgctaagaagctatttttgtttatttttgacaattttaattgaaaacaatcacagtatggtacttaattgttacccagaaatgatttgatattgagataaaaacggctgcattggaccttcaaAGTTATAAACATATCTTTCAATTTAGTTATTGTGATAATTCAGTCAATTTATCgtgatatggatttttgtccatatagcccagctctaacacacagacatacaaaagTTGCGGTCAAAGCCCAATCCGTTAATTTTTTTGTCTACTTCCATTGTTGCCCATAAGAATCTTGGTAAAACTCCTGGTTGTCATTATTGTAACCATAGTTACCAGAATAGTCGCCACCTTGTTGCAGGGGTTGCTGGGCGATGGGTTGGGAGCCCCAGTTCTGGTTGTTGGTCTGCCGGCGCTTGGAGTCCGGTTGGTTGTAACCGTCAGCCTTCCTCTTCCCGCCCACATTGCCCCCGCGGTTCCCCCGGGCCCCTCTGATGCCACGGCCCCTCTGCAGCTGGGGCGGGCCTCCCCGGCCCCCACGGCTCCCCCTCGGTATGCCCATAGGAGCCCCCCTTTGGATGTAGCCACCTCTGCCACGAGGGGGTGGTGCTCCTCGGCctctggggggagggggggcaccTCGACTCACCCTGCCCCCTCTTCCTCTCGGCGCGTAGACGTCATCGTAACCACTGTAGTAAGGGTCGTCGTATCCACCTCTGTAGTCATGGTAGTCGTAACCACCACCGTAGTAATCATCGTAGTAGTCCTCATAACCGTAGTAGTCTGGTGGGTATGAATAGCCACCTCTCCCGCCTCGCCCCCTGCCTCGCATGGGAGGTGGCATGCGTGGAGCAGGATAGTAGTAGTAATCATCATACCTGTGACAACAACAAAGcaagagaggcaacatgacaggTTTTTTGTGCAAACAGGAACATTAGGAATActttgcttcccacagttgtgtcaagttggctggatgtcctttgggtggtggaccattcttgatacacacgggaaagtgttgagcgtgaaaaccccagcagcgttgcagttcttgacacactcaacctagtacgcctggcacctactaccataccctgttcaaaggctcttaaaacttttgtcttgcccattcaccctctgaatggcacacatacacaatccatgtctcaattgtctcaaggcttaaaaatccttctttaatctgtctcctccccttcatctacactgtggATTTAACACGTGACATTAAtacgggatcatagctttcacatggagtcacctggtcagtctatgtcatggaaagagttgttcctaatgtttcgtacactcagtgtgaatacttcagaaaggattcacaccccttgactttttccacattttgttgttacagcctgaatttaaaattgattaaatttagatttttttgtcactggcctacacacaataccccataatatcaaagtggattattaatttttttacacatttattaaaaatgaaatgctgaaatgtcttgagtcaataagtattcaacccctttgttattgcaagcctaaataagtaaaggagtaaaaatgtgcttcacaagtcacataataagttgcatggactcactctgtgcgcaataagtgtttaacattatttttgaatgactacctcatctctgtaccctacacatacaattatctgtaaggttcctcagttgagcagtgaatttcatgcacagattcaaccacaaagaccagggtggttttccaatgcctcacaaagaagggatcctattggtagatgggtaaaaataaaaaagcagacattgaacatccctttgagcatgatgaagttattcattacactttggatggtgtatcaatacacccagtcactacaaaagatacaggcgtcctccctaactcagttgctggagaggaaggaaaccgctcagggatttcaccatgaggctaatggtgactttaaaacagttacagaatttgttaggagaaaactgaggatggatcaacattgtagttactccacaatactaacataattgacataattgagtggaaagaaggaagcctgtacagaatgaaaatattccaaaacatgcatcaaggcactaaagtaatactgcaaaaaatgggtcaattaactttttgtcctcaatgcaaagcattatgtttgggtcaaatccaatacaacacattactgagtcccACTCTTCATAttgtcaagcatagtggtggatgcatcatgttatgggtgtgcttgtaattgttaaggactggtgagtttttcaggataaaaacgaaacagaatggagctaagcacaggcaaaatcctagcggaaaacctggttcagtctgctttccaccagacactgggagatgaattcacctttcagcaggacaataacctaaaacacaaggccaaatctacgctgacagtgaatgttccttagcggccgagttacagttttgacttaaatctgcttagaAATCAATggtaagacctgaaaatggttgtctagcaatgattacaccacatcagtcactggcttcatcaataagtgcatcgatgatgtcgtccccacagtgaccgtacgtacattccCCAACcataagccatggattacaggaaacatccgcactgagctaaagggtagagctgccgctttcaaggaacggtactctaacccggacgcttataagaaatcccgctatgccctcagacgaaccatcaaacaggcaaagagtcaataaaggactaagattgaatcgtactacactggctctgacgctcgtcggatgtggcagggcttgaaaactattacagactacaaagggaaggacagccgcgagctgcccagtgacacaagcctaccagacgagctaaaccacttctatgctcgcttcgaggcaagcaacactgaagcatgcatgagagcaccagctgttccggatgactatgtgatcatgctctccgtagccgatgtgagtaagacttttaagcaggtcaacattcacaaggccgcagggccagacggattaccaggacgtgtactccgagcatgtgctgaccaactggcaagtgtcttcactgacattttcaacatgtccctgactgagtctgtaataccaacatgtttcaagcagaccaccatagtccccgtgcccaaggactctaagataacctgcctaaatgactaccgacccgtagcactgaggtctgtagccatgaagtgctttgaaaggctggtcatggctcacatcaacagcattatcccagaaaccctagacccactccaatttgcataccgccccaacagatccacagatgatgcaatctctattgcactccacactgccctttcccacctggacaagaggaacacctacgtgagaatgctattcattgactacagctcagcattcaacaccatagtgccctctaagctcatcactaagctaaggatcctgggactaaacacctccctctgcaactggatcctggacttcctgacgggccgcccccaggtggtaagggtaggtaacaacacatctgccacactgatcctcaacacggggggcccctcagggtgcatgctcagtcccctcctgtactctctgttcacccatgactgcatggccaggcacgactccaacaccatcattacgtttgccgacgacacaacagtggtaggcctgatcaccgacaacgatgagacagcctatagggaggaggtcagagacctggccgtgtggtgccaggacaacaacctctccctcaacgtgaccaagacaaaggagatgattgtggactacaggaaaaaaaagaggactgagcacgcccccattctcatcgacagggctgtagtggaacaggttgagagcttcaagttccttggtgtccacatcaccaacgaactatcatggtccaaacacaccaagactccagccaccctagtcatagactgttctctctgctaccgcacggcaagcggtaccggagtgccaagtctaggtccaaaagacttctcaacagcttctacccccaagccataagactcctgaacagctaatcatggctacccggactatttgcactgcccccccaccccatcctttttacgctgctgctactctgttaattatttatgcatagtcactttaactctacccacatgtacatattacttcaactatctcaactagccggtgcccccgcacattgactctgcaccggtacccccctgtatatatagcctctctactgttattttattttacttctgctctttttttctcaacactttttttgttaaaaataaatgcactgttggttaagggctgtaagtaagcatttcactgtaatgtctgcacctgttgtattcggcgcatgtgaccaataaaatgtgatttgatttgatttgatccacaactaatttgacagagcttgattaattttgaaaataatattggggaaatgttgcacaatccaggtgtggaaagctctttggCAGTTTGTGAAATCCTATTAATTTGCATATCTGATTAGAAGCTgttctttttcctgcagtctggacagccaaaaagcacacggaatctgatatttcaagccacatttcaaaacACCTTCGTCTGTGGTTTGAAGTCAGATataaatctgattcctggccatttGACTTGTGTCTGAACGGTCAAATCTTATTTATCTGCCCTCAAGTGGCTTTTAGACTGTTATTcggcatatcttgttgcttgctagatactctgttgacagtttgataagaacatgtggtagctaactagcttgttaattgtttacaaacaaattagtgaatgtgctagaaagttaaacagctacctagctagctaattgaATGCTGTGGCTTGTCAAAAAGGACTTGTTTGGATcaagttggatcatcttatcctttgaggctttaaaagtgttcttaccctatgattttgaacattcaaagcaacagGGAAACGTTCATGgaaggcattgttgtcacctgagcttgctacataacttctgagtgataggaagcacaagcaccaccaccaatcagcctacaccactgcacacacacccgTCATTACTATGAAATCTAGTGTAGCCTTGTCAGCAAATGGCTgatgtctgaacacacacaaatctgatttggtcacttgctgtttggacagtcagtaatccaaaacggatttgaaaaacaaaactgatttgagcattaaggcctgcagtgtgaacaaggctttagagacttacccagaaagactcacagctgtaattgctgccaaaggtgcttttacaaagtattgactcaggggtgtgaatacttatgtaaaagggatatttctgtatttcattttcaataaaaacatgttttcactttgtcattatggagtatcgtgtgtagatgggtgagcaaaaaaatatatttaatcaattttgaattcaggctgtaacacaacacaatgtggaataagtcaatgtgtatgaatactttctgaaggcactgtagaacaCAAAAACAGGTCATAAGACGGTCATACCAGCCACTCCAAGCAGACTGGGCGTCGCTAGGTGTGGTCGACCTCTACTCACCCTGTGGTCCTGGTTGGCTGTCTCTGGGCCTGCCGCTCTTTCCTCTTCTTGTCCGGAGGCTTTGCCAGAACAATCTCTATCTCCTCGCCTTCCAATTCTTTGCCGTTCATTTCTTGCATTGCCTAAACGGTAGTGGGTTTCCCCAAGTGAATTTCCCAGAGATTCTCTACAAGCACAAGATAAACACACATAGCATGTATACTCAAAGGAGGCGTAGAAGACGCCTGTACTCACCTTTACGGCAGCAGCTCTGTCCTCAAAGTGCACAAAGGCATAGTCTTTCAGCTTCTTGACCCGTTCCAACTTCCCAAACTGGGAGAAAGTTTTCTCCAGGAGCTCCTCTGTGACTGGTGTGGCCAGTTTCCTCACAAACAGCACTTTTACCTGGTGGAagatatttacatttgacatacattttagtcatttagcagacgctcttatccagagcgacttacagttagtgagtgcatacattttcatactgcatacattttcataccacccccccgtgggaaacgaacccacaaccctggcgttgcaagctccatgctctaccaactgagctacagaataCCAAAAGAGAGCCTTTAGAAGTTGTTCTCTGACATAGGATGACCATTTTATTTCAAAATGAAATATATCTGCATATTTTCTCTACACCCTAGTATCTGTGATTTATCACCCCTTTGCGGTGTTCAGACACTCGAGGTGCAGGTCTTTAAAATCTCACCTTTGCCATAATCTCTGGGTCCGGTTCGTCTACTGGGTCTGCCCACTCAACAGTAACAGGGTTCCCCCACACCTTCACCTTGCCACTCATGAGGCGGCGACGGGCCTGGGCTGCAGACTTGTGGTCCTCGTATTCCAAGAAACAGAAGCCACGGTTCTTCTTTTTGTCATCTGGCTGGTGGTAGAGTATTACCTCCATGAGGCCCTCTGGTGGAAGCACACAGAAGTGCACGGTCAAAAAATTTACTAGAAAAGCCTCCATTACACTGATGATATAATATGAGTATAATATGATTGACTAGGATATGTCGTCACTGGGTGGTTGTCAAGTGTGTCTCCGGTAAGTTTCATGATGAATGAAATCATTTAGGATGACTGTCAGAACACACAGGGCTGCACCAAACGGTAcagtagggcagcaggtagcctagcagttaagagcgatGAGCCAGTAACTAAAAGGTTGCttgttcgaatccccaagctaaGTAAaacatctgccgatgtgcccttgagcaaggcacttaaccctaattgcagtATAAAGACAGAGAAAAAATGGCAGGTCTTTATGTCCAGGTGGAGTACCCAGGTATTAAAGCATGAATAAAATATGTAGGACCAAATCACTGATCTTCTCAGATTGCTTAATAACTTGTTGAAATTCTCCAACTACAGTGCCTTTAGATAgataccccttgacttactccacattttgttgtgttacagcctgaattccaaatccatctacacacaacaccccataatgaaaatgtattgaaaatgaaatacataaatatctaatttacataagtattcacaccccttagtcaatactttatagaagcacctttgacagtgattactgctgtgagtctttctgggtaagtcactAAGACCTTTGCCCACCTGGATTgagcaatatttgcacattattattttcaaaattctttaagttctgtcaaattggttgttgatcattgctagacaaccattttcaagtcttgccatagattttcaaatagatttaagtcaaaactgtaactcggccactgaggaacattcactgtcttcttggtaagcaactccagtgtatatttggcctggtgttttaggttattgtcctgctgaaaggtgaattcatttcccagtgtctggtggaaagtagactgaaccaggttttcctctaggattgtgactgtgcttagctccattctgtttcgtttttatcctgaaaaaaatgattacaagcatacccataacatgatgcagacacTACTACGCTTAAACACGTGGAGAGTGGTActaagtaatgtgttgtattggatttgccgcAAACATACTActtttttcagtattactttagtgccttgttgcaaacaggatgcaagtTTTAGAATATTttcattctgtacaggcttccttttcactctgtcaattaggttagtattgtggagtaactacaatgttgttgaaccATCAGTtgtctatcacagccattaaactcttcaactgttttaaagtcaccattggcctcatggtgacatccctgagcggtttccttcctctccggcaactgagttaggaagaacgcatgcatctttgtagtgactgggtgtattgagtggattatttatttttttacacatttattaaaaatgaaatgctgaaatgtcttgagtcaataagtattcaacccctttgttattgcaagcctaaataagtaaaggagtaaaaatttgcttcacaagtcacataataagttgcatggactcactgtgcgcaataagtgtttaacattatttttgaatgactacctcatctctgtaccctacacatacaattatctgtaaggttcctcagttgagcagtgaatttcatacacagattcaaccatccaaagtgtaatgaataacttcatcatgctcaaagggatgttcaatgtctgctttttttatttttacccatctaccaataggatcccttctttgcaaggcattggaaaactgctcaactgagggtccttacaggtaattgtatgtgtggggtatagagatgaggtagtcattcaaaaatcatgttaaacactattattgctcacagagtgagtccatgcaacttacagtgccttcagaaagtattcagaccccttgaccttttctacattttgttagattacagccttattctaaaattgattacatttgttttttcccctcatcaatctgcacacaataccccataatgacaaagcaaaaacaggattttagaaatgtttgctaatttattaagaataaaaaaatgaaatatcacatttacgtaagtattcagaccccttactcagtactttgttgaggcacctttggcagcaattacagcctagagtcttcttgggtatgacgctacaagcttggcacacctgtatttggggag from Coregonus clupeaformis isolate EN_2021a chromosome 29, ASM2061545v1, whole genome shotgun sequence encodes the following:
- the LOC121545120 gene encoding heterogeneous nuclear ribonucleoprotein R isoform X1, whose amino-acid sequence is MATEVNGSSAPDKEEEEPMDITVTHTENYQTLIDAGLPQKVAESLDNIFQTGLVAYTDLDERAIDALREFNEEGALSVLLQFKESDLSHVQNKSAFLCGVMKTYRQREKQGSKVQESTKGPDETKIKALLERTGYTLDVTTGQRKYGGPPPDEVYSGAQPGIGTEVFVGKIPRDLYEDELVPLFEKAGPIWDLRLMMDPLLSGQNRGYAFITFCNKDAALEAVKLCDNYEIRSGKYLGVCISVANNRLFVGSIPKNKTRESILEDFSKVTEGLMEVILYHQPDDKKKNRGFCFLEYEDHKSAAQARRRLMSGKVKVWGNPVTVEWADPVDEPDPEIMAKVKVLFVRKLATPVTEELLEKTFSQFGKLERVKKLKDYAFVHFEDRAAAVKAMQEMNGKELEGEEIEIVLAKPPDKKRKERQAQRQPTRTTGYDDYYYYPAPRMPPPMRGRGRGGRGGYSYPPDYYGYEDYYDDYYGGGYDYHDYRGGYDDPYYSGYDDVYAPRGRGGRVSRGAPPPPRGRGAPPPRGRGGYIQRGAPMGIPRGSRGGRGGPPQLQRGRGIRGARGNRGGNVGGKRKADGYNQPDSKRRQTNNQNWGSQPIAQQPLQQGGDYSGNYGYNNDNQEFYQDSYGQQWK
- the LOC121545120 gene encoding heterogeneous nuclear ribonucleoprotein R isoform X2, whose amino-acid sequence is MATEVNGSSAPDKEEEEPMDITVTHTENYQTLIDAGLPQKVAESLDNIFQTGLVAYTDLDERAIDALREFNEEGALSVLLQFKESDLSHVQNKSAFLCGVMKTYRQREKQGSKVQESTKGPDETKIKALLERTGYTLDVTTGQRKYGGPPPDEVYSGAQPGIGTEVFVGKIPRDLYEDELVPLFEKAGPIWDLRLMMDPLLSGQNRGYAFITFCNKDAALEAVKLCDNYEIRSGKYLGVCISVANNRLFVGSIPKNKTRESILEDFSKVTEGLMEVILYHQPDDKKKNRGFCFLEYEDHKSAAQARRRLMSGKVKVWGNPVTVEWADPVDEPDPEIMAKVKVLFVRKLATPVTEELLEKTFSQFGKLERVKKLKDYAFVHFEDRAAAVKAMQEMNGKELEGEEIEIVLAKPPDKKRKERQAQRQPTRTTGYDDYYYYPAPRMPPPMRGRGRGGRGGYSYPPDYYGYEDYYDDYYGGGYDYHDYRGGYDDPYYSGYDDVYAPRGRGGRVSRGAPPPPRGRGAPPPRGRGGYIQRGAPMGIPRGSRGGRGGPPQLQRGRGIRGARGNRGGNVGGKRKADGYNQPDSKRRQTNNQNWGSQPIAQQPLQQGGDYSGEDARTAAVE